A part of Oncorhynchus clarkii lewisi isolate Uvic-CL-2024 chromosome 17, UVic_Ocla_1.0, whole genome shotgun sequence genomic DNA contains:
- the LOC139370948 gene encoding ranBP-type and C3HC4-type zinc finger-containing protein 1 isoform X2, with amino-acid sequence MTSPEVFTSNLVEAEELAQFLSEAISCGDKEEAKRCSEQLAELCVPVSVMISRKAYSQDSIRLKVGVGDAQSENYIPVTLLVTLDMTISDLKEKINTDYGFHPSLQSWVIGKRLARDSKTLYSHGVRKNGDQAYLYIKSAQAANLSREQVNQEEEHRRLDSIIESLSPLLARGATGPTPPPKTKQPAPPPLQPKPPVGWSCSVCTYANKPTRPGCEMCGSERPEDYKVPEVYQPDEQEIQRLQREEMANLQYQQALDEERERNFLSLVETDAHSLVPNTEELDCPICLCSIPPGEGATLRECLHVFCRECLKGTIVNSMDPEVTCPYGDEDYSCDRKLQDREIQSLLSQEEHQKLLELRLSIAETRSENSYHCKTPDCAGWCIFEDEVNEFICELCKETNCLLCKAIHKDMNCKEYQDDLRIRAENDVAAKQTTQMLESLLQNGEAMQCPKCKVIVQKKDGCDWICCLMCKTEICWVTKQARWGPNGSGDNSGGCGCRFDGARCHPNCQNCH; translated from the exons ATGACTTCTCCTGAGGTCTTCACAAGCAACTTAGTAGAGG CGGAGGAGCTAGCCCAGTTTTTGAGTGAGGCCATCAGCTGTGGTGACAAAGAGGAAGCCAAAAGGTGTTCAGAGCAGCTTGCAGAGTTGTGTGTACCAGTATCTGTCATGATCTCCCGCAAGGCTTACTCCCAAGACTCTATTCG GTTGAAGGTGGGAGTCGGGGATGCACAGTCAGAAAACTATATTCCGGTTACTTTGTTGGTAACACTTGACATGACCATTTCAGATCTGAAagaaaag ATCAATACTGACTATGGATTTCATCCATCTCTGCAAAGCTGGGTGATCGGTAAGCGTCTGGCACGGGACTCTAAAACTCTGTACAGCCATGGGGTAAGGAAGAATGGAGACCAAGCCTACCTGTACATCAAGTCTGCCCAGGCTGCCAACCTCAGCCGGGAGCAAGTGAACCAGGAGGAGGAGCACCGTCGGCTAGACA GTATCATTGAGTCATTGAGTCCTCTACTGGCCAGAGGAGCAACTGGACCAACCCCACCTCCCAAAACTAAACAACCAGCACCTCCTCCTCTGCAACCAAAGCCTCCG GTGGGTTGGTCATGCTCTGTGTGCACCTATGCTAACAAGCCAACGAGGCCGGGCTGTGAGATGTGTGGGTCTGAAAGACCAGAAGATTATAAAGTACCTGAGGTTTACCAGCCTGATGAGCAGGAGATCCAGAGACTCCAGCGAGAGGAGATGGCCAATCTACAGTACCAGCAG GCATTGGATGAAGAGCGGGAGAGGAATTTCTTGAGTCTGGTGGAAACAGACGCCCACAGCCTCGTCCCCAACACAGAGGAGCTTGACTGTCCTATTTGCCTCTGCTCCATTCCGCCAGGGGAGGGAGCCACACTGCGGGAGTGCCTGCATGTTTTCTGCAG GGAGTGTCTTAAAGGAACCATAGTGAATAGCATGGATCCAGAGGTGACCTGCCCTTATGGGGATGAAGACTACAGCTGTGATAGAAAGCTGCAGGACAGGGAGATCCAATCT CTTCTCTCTCAGGAGGAGCACCAGAAGCTTCTAGAGCTGAGGCTCAGTATTGCTGAGACGCGGAGTGAGAACAGCTACCACTGCAAAACCCCCGACTGCGCTGGCTGGTGCATCTTTGAGGACGAAGTCAATGAGTTTATTTGTGAGCTCTGCAAAGAGACCAATTGCCTCCTCTGCAAG GCCATCCACAAAGACATGAACTGCAAGGAGTATCAAGATGATCTCCGGATCAGAGCTGAGAATGACGTGGCTGCAAAACAGACCACACAGATGCTGGAG TCCTTACTGCAGAACGGGGAGGCCATGCAATGTCCTAAGTGTAAGGTCATAGTTCAGAAGAAGGACGGCTGTGATTGGATCTGCTGCCTGATGTGTAAGACGGAGATCTGCTGGGTCACTAAGCAGGCTCGCTGGGGACCAAAC GGTTCTGGGGACAACTCAGGAGGCTGTGGATGTCGATTCGATGGGGCGCGTTGTCACCCTAACTGCCAGAACTGCCACTGA
- the LOC139370953 gene encoding TBC1 domain family member 20-like isoform X2 codes for MLCCKFYVASLRNVHTYINVEEVERENNKDYNQVLLDVQRSLRRFPPGMPDEQREGLQEELIDIILRVLGRNTQLHYYQGYHDIVVTFLLVLGERLATALVEKLSTHHLRDFMDPTMDNTKHILNYLMPIIERVNPEVHDFMQQAEVGTIFALSWLITWFGHVLSDFRHVVRLYDFFLACHPLMPIYFAAVIVQYREDEVLDCECDMASVHHLLSQIPQDLPYETLISRAGDLFVQFPPSELAREAAQQYSQQMAASTFKDFDLTPEQQRPDTVLRRRRREKQALKGAAAGAMVATAQPTTARRFVRLAVMGLTVALGAAALTLVNTALEWAPKLDLHLFP; via the exons ATGCTTTGTTGCaaattttacgtggcgtcattacgtaaTGTTCATACCTATATAAACGTAG agGAAGTAGAGCGGGAGAATAATAAGGACTATAACCAGGTGCTGTTGGATGTCCAGCGTTCCCTGCGAAGATTCCCTCCTG GCATGCCAGACGAGCAGCGTGAGGGCCTCCAGGAGGAGCTGATTGACATCATCCTGCGGGTGCTGGGAAGGAACACTCAGCTGCACTACTACCAGGGCTACCATGACATCGTGGTCACCTTCCTGCTGGTGCTGGGCGAGCGGCTTGCTACCGCTCTGGTGGAGAAACTCTCCACGCACCACCTCAg GGACTTTATGGACCCCACCATGGACAACACTAAACACATCCTTAACTATCTGATGCCAATCATCGAGAGGGTCAATCCAGAGGTGCATGACTTCATGCAGCA GGCGGAAGTGGGCACCATCTTTGCCCTTAGCTGGCTCATCACCTGGTTTGGCCATGTCCTGTCAGATTTCCGACACGTTGTGCGGTTGTATGACTTCTTCCTGGCCTGCCATCCCCTGAtgccaatctactttgctgctgtG ATTGTGCAGTACCGGGAGGACGAGGTGTTGGACTGTGAGTGTGACATGGCGTCGGTGCACCATCTCCTGTCCCAGATCCCCCAGGACCTGCCCTACGAGACGCTCATCAGCCGCGCAGGAGACCTTTTTGTCCAGTTCCCCCCCTCCGAGCTGGCCAGGGAGGCTGCCCAGCAGTACAGTCAACA GATGGCAGCCTCCACCTTTAAAGACTTTGATCTGACCCCGGAGCAGCAGCGGCCGGACACGGTGCTGCGGAGGCGGCGGAGAGAGAAGCAGGCACTGAAGGGAGCTGCTGCAGGTGCTATGGTGGCGACCGCCCAACCCACCACGGCTCGGCGCTTCGTCCGACTGGCCGTCATGGGGCTCACTGTGGCCCTGGGGGCAGCCGCCCTAACCCTGGTCAACACGGCCCTAGAGTGGGCGCCCAAACTGGACCTACACCTCTTCCcctga
- the LOC139370948 gene encoding ranBP-type and C3HC4-type zinc finger-containing protein 1 isoform X1, whose translation MGLTMTSPEVFTSNLVEAEELAQFLSEAISCGDKEEAKRCSEQLAELCVPVSVMISRKAYSQDSIRLKVGVGDAQSENYIPVTLLVTLDMTISDLKEKINTDYGFHPSLQSWVIGKRLARDSKTLYSHGVRKNGDQAYLYIKSAQAANLSREQVNQEEEHRRLDSIIESLSPLLARGATGPTPPPKTKQPAPPPLQPKPPVGWSCSVCTYANKPTRPGCEMCGSERPEDYKVPEVYQPDEQEIQRLQREEMANLQYQQALDEERERNFLSLVETDAHSLVPNTEELDCPICLCSIPPGEGATLRECLHVFCRECLKGTIVNSMDPEVTCPYGDEDYSCDRKLQDREIQSLLSQEEHQKLLELRLSIAETRSENSYHCKTPDCAGWCIFEDEVNEFICELCKETNCLLCKAIHKDMNCKEYQDDLRIRAENDVAAKQTTQMLESLLQNGEAMQCPKCKVIVQKKDGCDWICCLMCKTEICWVTKQARWGPNGSGDNSGGCGCRFDGARCHPNCQNCH comes from the exons ATGG GTCTAACTATGACTTCTCCTGAGGTCTTCACAAGCAACTTAGTAGAGG CGGAGGAGCTAGCCCAGTTTTTGAGTGAGGCCATCAGCTGTGGTGACAAAGAGGAAGCCAAAAGGTGTTCAGAGCAGCTTGCAGAGTTGTGTGTACCAGTATCTGTCATGATCTCCCGCAAGGCTTACTCCCAAGACTCTATTCG GTTGAAGGTGGGAGTCGGGGATGCACAGTCAGAAAACTATATTCCGGTTACTTTGTTGGTAACACTTGACATGACCATTTCAGATCTGAAagaaaag ATCAATACTGACTATGGATTTCATCCATCTCTGCAAAGCTGGGTGATCGGTAAGCGTCTGGCACGGGACTCTAAAACTCTGTACAGCCATGGGGTAAGGAAGAATGGAGACCAAGCCTACCTGTACATCAAGTCTGCCCAGGCTGCCAACCTCAGCCGGGAGCAAGTGAACCAGGAGGAGGAGCACCGTCGGCTAGACA GTATCATTGAGTCATTGAGTCCTCTACTGGCCAGAGGAGCAACTGGACCAACCCCACCTCCCAAAACTAAACAACCAGCACCTCCTCCTCTGCAACCAAAGCCTCCG GTGGGTTGGTCATGCTCTGTGTGCACCTATGCTAACAAGCCAACGAGGCCGGGCTGTGAGATGTGTGGGTCTGAAAGACCAGAAGATTATAAAGTACCTGAGGTTTACCAGCCTGATGAGCAGGAGATCCAGAGACTCCAGCGAGAGGAGATGGCCAATCTACAGTACCAGCAG GCATTGGATGAAGAGCGGGAGAGGAATTTCTTGAGTCTGGTGGAAACAGACGCCCACAGCCTCGTCCCCAACACAGAGGAGCTTGACTGTCCTATTTGCCTCTGCTCCATTCCGCCAGGGGAGGGAGCCACACTGCGGGAGTGCCTGCATGTTTTCTGCAG GGAGTGTCTTAAAGGAACCATAGTGAATAGCATGGATCCAGAGGTGACCTGCCCTTATGGGGATGAAGACTACAGCTGTGATAGAAAGCTGCAGGACAGGGAGATCCAATCT CTTCTCTCTCAGGAGGAGCACCAGAAGCTTCTAGAGCTGAGGCTCAGTATTGCTGAGACGCGGAGTGAGAACAGCTACCACTGCAAAACCCCCGACTGCGCTGGCTGGTGCATCTTTGAGGACGAAGTCAATGAGTTTATTTGTGAGCTCTGCAAAGAGACCAATTGCCTCCTCTGCAAG GCCATCCACAAAGACATGAACTGCAAGGAGTATCAAGATGATCTCCGGATCAGAGCTGAGAATGACGTGGCTGCAAAACAGACCACACAGATGCTGGAG TCCTTACTGCAGAACGGGGAGGCCATGCAATGTCCTAAGTGTAAGGTCATAGTTCAGAAGAAGGACGGCTGTGATTGGATCTGCTGCCTGATGTGTAAGACGGAGATCTGCTGGGTCACTAAGCAGGCTCGCTGGGGACCAAAC GGTTCTGGGGACAACTCAGGAGGCTGTGGATGTCGATTCGATGGGGCGCGTTGTCACCCTAACTGCCAGAACTGCCACTGA
- the LOC139370953 gene encoding TBC1 domain family member 20-like isoform X1, producing the protein MKRSRSVGASSPLNGIGKQDGDPRRKRKLAEISQALNVTPVDVAVLRRMAISEGGLLTDEIRCKVWPRLLNVPTDILPEKSEEVERENNKDYNQVLLDVQRSLRRFPPGMPDEQREGLQEELIDIILRVLGRNTQLHYYQGYHDIVVTFLLVLGERLATALVEKLSTHHLRDFMDPTMDNTKHILNYLMPIIERVNPEVHDFMQQAEVGTIFALSWLITWFGHVLSDFRHVVRLYDFFLACHPLMPIYFAAVIVQYREDEVLDCECDMASVHHLLSQIPQDLPYETLISRAGDLFVQFPPSELAREAAQQYSQQMAASTFKDFDLTPEQQRPDTVLRRRRREKQALKGAAAGAMVATAQPTTARRFVRLAVMGLTVALGAAALTLVNTALEWAPKLDLHLFP; encoded by the exons ATGAAAAGATCTAGAAGTGTTGGTGCGTCTTCACCTTTGAATGGGATTGGAAAACAAG ATGGGGACCCCCGGAGGAAGAGGAAGTTAGCGGAGATCTCTCAGGCCCTGAACGTGACGCCAGTGGATGTGGCAGTGCTGAGGAGGATGGCCATCAGCGAGGGGGGGCTGCTCACTGATGAGATCCGCTGTAAAGTGTGGCCACGGCTGCTCAACGTGCCCACCGACATCCTGCCTGAGAAATCAG agGAAGTAGAGCGGGAGAATAATAAGGACTATAACCAGGTGCTGTTGGATGTCCAGCGTTCCCTGCGAAGATTCCCTCCTG GCATGCCAGACGAGCAGCGTGAGGGCCTCCAGGAGGAGCTGATTGACATCATCCTGCGGGTGCTGGGAAGGAACACTCAGCTGCACTACTACCAGGGCTACCATGACATCGTGGTCACCTTCCTGCTGGTGCTGGGCGAGCGGCTTGCTACCGCTCTGGTGGAGAAACTCTCCACGCACCACCTCAg GGACTTTATGGACCCCACCATGGACAACACTAAACACATCCTTAACTATCTGATGCCAATCATCGAGAGGGTCAATCCAGAGGTGCATGACTTCATGCAGCA GGCGGAAGTGGGCACCATCTTTGCCCTTAGCTGGCTCATCACCTGGTTTGGCCATGTCCTGTCAGATTTCCGACACGTTGTGCGGTTGTATGACTTCTTCCTGGCCTGCCATCCCCTGAtgccaatctactttgctgctgtG ATTGTGCAGTACCGGGAGGACGAGGTGTTGGACTGTGAGTGTGACATGGCGTCGGTGCACCATCTCCTGTCCCAGATCCCCCAGGACCTGCCCTACGAGACGCTCATCAGCCGCGCAGGAGACCTTTTTGTCCAGTTCCCCCCCTCCGAGCTGGCCAGGGAGGCTGCCCAGCAGTACAGTCAACA GATGGCAGCCTCCACCTTTAAAGACTTTGATCTGACCCCGGAGCAGCAGCGGCCGGACACGGTGCTGCGGAGGCGGCGGAGAGAGAAGCAGGCACTGAAGGGAGCTGCTGCAGGTGCTATGGTGGCGACCGCCCAACCCACCACGGCTCGGCGCTTCGTCCGACTGGCCGTCATGGGGCTCACTGTGGCCCTGGGGGCAGCCGCCCTAACCCTGGTCAACACGGCCCTAGAGTGGGCGCCCAAACTGGACCTACACCTCTTCCcctga